In a single window of the Streptomyces sp. NBC_00285 genome:
- a CDS encoding toll/interleukin-1 receptor domain-containing protein, with product MSDVFVNYRTGDEESVATMIARELTRRFGGERIFFASNSIELGHRFPVELARAVEECKALLAVIGPRWAEVRGANGRPALEAEQDWTRREIQTALDRGILVIPVLVGKATRIDHAVLPGDLRELADCQYRRFDHRNAESDLIALGDALARLLPELGAVDRDARAARERAETKSRKKSAQDAEPTRMRTRDVEQRVRGGIGNLNGDLSGTFVNEPQGPVNTGRGHQYNAPHFQGDNTGVQFTAGDNSGTVHQRFERERRRSDDGR from the coding sequence ATGTCCGACGTCTTCGTCAACTACCGCACAGGCGACGAGGAATCCGTGGCAACCATGATCGCTCGGGAGCTCACCCGGCGGTTCGGCGGCGAGCGGATCTTCTTCGCCAGCAACTCGATCGAGCTTGGACACCGCTTCCCGGTGGAACTGGCCAGGGCGGTGGAGGAGTGCAAGGCGCTCCTCGCCGTGATCGGCCCGCGCTGGGCGGAGGTGCGGGGGGCCAACGGCCGCCCCGCCCTCGAAGCCGAGCAGGACTGGACCCGTCGTGAGATCCAGACCGCGCTCGACCGCGGAATCCTGGTGATTCCCGTGCTCGTCGGAAAGGCCACGCGGATCGACCACGCTGTCCTCCCGGGCGATCTGCGGGAGCTGGCGGACTGCCAGTACAGGCGGTTCGACCACCGCAACGCCGAGTCGGACCTGATTGCGCTCGGCGACGCCCTCGCCCGGCTGCTGCCCGAGCTGGGCGCGGTGGACCGCGACGCCCGTGCGGCGCGGGAGCGAGCGGAGACGAAGTCCCGCAAGAAGTCGGCCCAGGACGCCGAGCCCACCAGGATGCGGACGCGCGACGTCGAGCAGCGCGTGCGGGGCGGCATCGGAAACCTCAACGGAGACCTGTCCGGCACCTTCGTCAACGAGCCGCAGGGGCCCGTGAACACCGGTCGGGGACACCAGTACAACGCGCCCCACTTCCAGGGTGACAACACCGGGGTCCAGTTCACGGCGGGCGACAACAGCGGTACGGTCCACCAGCGCTTCGAGCGCGAGCGCCGGCGCTCGGACGACGGACGATGA
- a CDS encoding helix-turn-helix domain-containing protein, translating to MVSANLCFGPELRRLRQEAGLTLTEFSVALNYDKGHLSKVERGERSASPELARRCDAFLGANGELQRLVVRLETDSHTTEIPATPCLGLVGRRAVLAAGTGALIDLGLSLGGQVSSAADSLLSSFLAQFDQLRKLGQSTAPKVLLPLLETQTRTVAGLAADTPYSTRAPALLLASRFAEFTGWMAQEAGDSDAALGWTVEAAELARAGGDPYLGSYALVRRALVTLYDGDAAGTVALARRAQSDELPPRIRGLAAQREAQGHALVGDERDCLRSLDRAQELLDSDDARSGAKPVIGTTHVSDPAAMTTGWCLHDLGRPKAAAEVLDREYRRLPPHALRTRARYGFRRSLAHAASGEVEHACTIAGELLGVMPAVPSATVNSDVRRLARELSRFRSSRAVRDLQPALARVLAPAHD from the coding sequence ATGGTGAGTGCAAATTTATGTTTCGGCCCGGAGCTTCGCCGTTTACGACAGGAAGCGGGGCTCACTCTGACCGAGTTCTCCGTGGCGCTCAACTACGACAAGGGGCACCTCAGCAAGGTCGAGCGCGGAGAGCGTTCCGCATCCCCTGAACTGGCCCGGCGGTGCGACGCCTTCCTCGGCGCGAACGGCGAGCTGCAGCGCTTGGTCGTCCGCCTCGAGACCGACTCGCACACCACCGAAATCCCTGCTACCCCGTGCCTCGGGCTCGTCGGGCGCCGGGCGGTCCTCGCGGCGGGTACGGGGGCGCTGATCGACCTCGGACTGAGTCTCGGCGGTCAGGTGTCCTCTGCCGCCGACTCCCTCCTCTCCTCCTTCCTCGCACAGTTCGACCAGCTACGAAAGCTCGGCCAGTCCACCGCGCCGAAGGTCCTGCTTCCCCTTCTGGAGACGCAGACGCGCACGGTCGCAGGGCTGGCCGCCGACACCCCGTACTCCACTCGGGCCCCCGCACTCCTGCTCGCGTCGCGGTTCGCGGAGTTCACCGGCTGGATGGCCCAGGAGGCCGGGGACAGCGACGCAGCGCTCGGCTGGACCGTTGAGGCCGCCGAACTGGCGCGCGCCGGGGGCGATCCGTACCTCGGTTCCTACGCGCTCGTGCGCCGCGCCCTGGTCACGCTCTACGACGGGGACGCCGCAGGCACCGTCGCCCTGGCCCGCCGGGCCCAGAGCGACGAACTCCCGCCGCGCATCCGGGGACTCGCCGCCCAGCGGGAGGCACAGGGACACGCGCTCGTCGGAGACGAACGCGACTGCCTCCGCAGCCTCGACAGGGCGCAGGAGCTGCTCGACAGTGACGACGCCCGCAGCGGCGCCAAGCCCGTGATCGGCACCACCCACGTGAGCGATCCGGCGGCGATGACGACCGGCTGGTGCCTGCATGACCTCGGTCGCCCCAAGGCCGCCGCCGAGGTCCTCGACCGGGAGTACCGCCGCCTCCCGCCGCACGCGTTGCGCACCCGCGCCCGGTACGGCTTCCGCAGGTCCTTGGCCCACGCCGCCTCCGGAGAGGTCGAGCACGCGTGCACGATCGCCGGAGAGCTCTTGGGGGTGATGCCGGCCGTGCCGTCGGCGACGGTGAACAGCGACGTCCGGCGTCTCGCGCGAGAACTCTCCCGGTTCCGGAGCAGCCGGGCCGTACGCGATCTGCAGCCAGCCCTGGCACGGGTACTCGCCCCCGCGCACGATTGA
- a CDS encoding type II toxin-antitoxin system Phd/YefM family antitoxin has protein sequence MSITASEARKALFPLIKKVNDDHEAIEIVSKHGNAVLVSAEDYAALREGSYLLRSPVNARRLLKAYENALSNINVSERELIDPDAMDPAVGAM, from the coding sequence ATGTCCATAACCGCGAGCGAAGCCCGCAAGGCTCTTTTCCCGCTGATCAAGAAGGTCAACGACGATCACGAGGCCATCGAGATCGTCTCCAAGCACGGCAATGCCGTGCTGGTCTCGGCCGAGGACTATGCGGCGCTGCGCGAGGGCTCGTATCTGCTCCGCTCCCCGGTGAACGCACGGCGGCTGCTCAAGGCGTACGAGAACGCTCTTAGCAACATCAACGTGTCGGAGCGCGAGTTGATCGACCCGGATGCCATGGATCCTGCTGTGGGTGCTATGTGA
- a CDS encoding Txe/YoeB family addiction module toxin, with the protein MRLVFEDQGWEDYTSWLKNDRKMLARINRLIEDVKRDPFTGIGKPEPLKYHLPGAWSRRIDDEHRLVYVVTDKEIVILAARYHY; encoded by the coding sequence GTGAGGCTTGTCTTTGAGGATCAGGGTTGGGAGGACTACACGTCCTGGCTCAAGAACGACCGCAAGATGCTCGCTCGGATCAACAGGCTCATCGAGGACGTCAAGCGTGACCCCTTCACAGGGATCGGCAAGCCCGAGCCGCTGAAGTACCACTTGCCCGGGGCGTGGTCGCGGCGGATCGACGACGAGCACCGGCTCGTCTACGTGGTTACAGACAAAGAGATCGTCATCCTCGCCGCCCGCTACCACTACTGA
- a CDS encoding PIN domain-containing protein, whose product MNIPYLYDAGVLIAIDNDDRRMWARHSLALEDGRDIHVPSVVVSQAWRDSRRQVRLGKFLAGCHVVPVGLETAKTAGILCGKAGTSDIVDATVVTMAASLGAIIWTSDPNDIRTLIDTQDIKPAPVIRTV is encoded by the coding sequence GTGAACATCCCCTACCTGTACGACGCCGGGGTACTCATCGCCATTGACAACGACGACCGACGCATGTGGGCCCGCCACAGCCTGGCCCTTGAAGACGGCCGGGACATCCACGTCCCGTCCGTCGTCGTCAGCCAGGCATGGCGAGACTCTCGCCGCCAGGTCAGACTCGGCAAGTTCCTCGCCGGGTGCCACGTCGTACCCGTCGGCCTCGAAACCGCCAAAACCGCAGGCATTCTCTGCGGCAAGGCAGGCACCTCCGACATCGTCGACGCCACCGTCGTGACCATGGCAGCCAGCCTCGGCGCCATCATCTGGACGTCGGACCCGAACGACATCCGCACCCTCATCGACACCCAGGACATCAAACCCGCCCCTGTCATCCGCACCGTCTAA
- a CDS encoding tyrosine-type recombinase/integrase: MGSDGADAFADKVENDKKAGIRFDPARGLVPLRVWAEEWLERRVIGESTRRNYEGFIRNHLVPRLGRKMLAGLARRDFEEFARDVHASGAGLAVSTVNDRMVMVAAMLEAAVVDKRIPDNPARGVRISRAAPCAVDEDEIPTLNEVDLIAEHIAPQYRLAVYLQSGTGQRPSEALAFATECRRSGFVRVRWQVSAKAHRDDCRSVFVPLKHRAEGEYRDIPVALFVEQEIDAHLSRWEPVPVIFTGQRGKRRRLEVFFVPRQRGKGRMPTASTYGYHFTKACVSAGQVDVDGKAKYTPGSLRHFFASTALANGVPIREVSRWLGHKSIKTTVDIYGHLVPEAWDRCRDIMQNAMRPAVEGSEESVSAA, translated from the coding sequence GTGGGCTCGGATGGTGCGGACGCTTTCGCCGACAAGGTCGAGAACGACAAGAAGGCGGGCATTCGCTTCGATCCTGCGCGTGGGCTTGTGCCGCTGCGGGTCTGGGCCGAGGAGTGGCTGGAGCGGCGGGTCATCGGTGAGTCGACGCGCCGCAACTACGAAGGGTTCATCCGTAACCATCTCGTGCCGCGCCTGGGGCGGAAGATGCTGGCCGGGCTGGCGCGGCGCGACTTCGAGGAGTTCGCCAGGGACGTGCATGCCTCCGGTGCGGGGTTGGCGGTCTCCACGGTCAATGACCGGATGGTGATGGTGGCCGCCATGCTGGAGGCGGCCGTCGTTGACAAACGCATCCCGGACAATCCCGCGCGCGGCGTCCGGATATCCCGGGCGGCCCCGTGCGCGGTGGACGAAGACGAGATTCCCACGCTGAACGAGGTCGATCTGATCGCGGAGCACATCGCCCCGCAGTACCGGCTCGCGGTCTACCTACAGTCGGGTACTGGCCAGCGCCCCAGCGAGGCCCTGGCCTTCGCCACCGAGTGCCGACGATCTGGCTTCGTCAGGGTCCGCTGGCAGGTCAGCGCCAAAGCGCACCGCGATGACTGCCGCTCGGTCTTCGTGCCGCTCAAGCACCGGGCGGAGGGTGAGTACCGGGACATCCCGGTCGCTCTGTTCGTCGAGCAGGAGATCGATGCCCACCTGTCGCGGTGGGAGCCGGTGCCTGTGATCTTCACCGGTCAGCGGGGCAAGCGACGTCGGCTGGAGGTCTTCTTCGTCCCGCGCCAGCGTGGCAAGGGTCGGATGCCCACCGCCTCCACCTACGGCTACCACTTCACGAAGGCGTGCGTGTCGGCTGGCCAGGTCGACGTGGACGGCAAGGCCAAGTACACGCCTGGCAGTCTGCGGCACTTCTTCGCCTCGACCGCGTTGGCGAACGGCGTGCCGATCCGCGAGGTCTCGCGCTGGCTCGGCCACAAGTCGATCAAGACCACCGTGGATATCTACGGTCACCTTGTCCCAGAGGCGTGGGACCGTTGTCGAGACATCATGCAGAACGCTATGCGCCCTGCGGTCGAGGGCTCGGAGGAGTCTGTCTCCGCGGCTTGA
- a CDS encoding HNH endonuclease — translation MRHVDNSGLTAPQRWADRAAKELEKLQEDAEDADKKFSFREMWREDAIRDRLIALIGKKCWYCETRFVRSPYHVDHYRPKSVVVGEAERRGYWWLAYDPANYRLACHHCNSGGARYGNESAGPGKGARFPLLGQRASEGESLDGELPVLLDPVVAKDVELVGFDRQGNARRRPERPYSDDEVARDLCRVDETIRMLALNSDLLIECRSSVIDRVVGLVQLYLTSGGNAGVTLYARTEIDGLTRTTAEWSAAAAAAERLALLAHDRPGDDTLPDGEAGGEVATGANHGTEPPAAPATGNHVDLRTLVAALPPEAFSAGGIALTGQGKRGPARATLLEDGRIIYLQRPLNTPMSAARMATGDDHVDGWTFWSLTVDGTTRTLSDLRDSLIAQDG, via the coding sequence GTGCGCCACGTAGACAACAGCGGACTCACCGCGCCGCAGAGGTGGGCGGACCGGGCCGCCAAGGAACTCGAGAAGCTCCAAGAGGACGCGGAGGACGCGGACAAGAAGTTCTCCTTCCGCGAGATGTGGCGGGAGGACGCGATCCGCGACCGGCTGATCGCCCTCATCGGGAAGAAATGCTGGTACTGCGAGACCAGGTTCGTCCGCTCGCCCTACCACGTCGACCACTACCGGCCGAAGTCCGTTGTCGTCGGTGAGGCGGAGCGCCGCGGGTACTGGTGGCTCGCCTACGACCCCGCCAACTACCGTCTCGCCTGCCACCACTGCAACAGCGGCGGTGCCCGCTACGGCAATGAGAGCGCCGGCCCGGGCAAGGGCGCACGCTTCCCCCTGCTCGGGCAACGCGCGTCGGAGGGCGAGAGCCTGGACGGCGAACTGCCGGTGCTGCTTGATCCCGTGGTGGCCAAGGACGTCGAACTCGTGGGGTTCGACAGGCAGGGCAACGCCCGGCGGAGGCCCGAGCGGCCGTACTCCGACGACGAGGTAGCCCGGGACCTCTGTCGGGTGGACGAGACCATTCGCATGCTCGCGCTCAACTCCGACCTGCTCATCGAGTGCAGATCCAGCGTGATCGACAGGGTGGTCGGACTCGTCCAGCTATACCTCACCAGCGGAGGCAACGCCGGTGTGACGCTGTACGCTCGCACCGAGATCGACGGCCTGACACGGACGACCGCCGAGTGGAGCGCGGCGGCGGCAGCAGCCGAACGCCTGGCCCTCCTCGCACACGACCGCCCGGGAGACGACACGCTCCCTGATGGAGAGGCGGGGGGCGAGGTAGCGACAGGCGCGAACCACGGAACCGAGCCCCCGGCGGCCCCGGCGACGGGCAACCACGTCGACCTGCGGACCCTGGTGGCCGCCTTGCCTCCCGAGGCGTTCTCCGCAGGCGGGATCGCGCTGACGGGCCAGGGGAAGCGGGGCCCGGCCAGGGCGACGCTGCTGGAGGACGGCAGGATCATCTACCTCCAGCGTCCCTTGAACACGCCCATGTCCGCGGCACGGATGGCGACTGGCGACGACCATGTGGACGGATGGACCTTCTGGTCGTTGACGGTGGACGGCACGACCCGGACGCTCTCCGACCTGCGCGACTCCCTGATCGCCCAGGACGGCTGA
- a CDS encoding AAA family ATPase — MQLLQLRLPDYRGLRDFTLDLEDAVDKGQAIAVLIGANGGGKSRVLHALAELFGALYRCALGHSGRSDFGYEVRYRLRDTTVDIVQPSADAEPVMWVTNAAGSRDETPHHDWLRHLPDHVFGYQVHGKVPWGSEFERHVHFAEAELVAWREQWTESWFAWQDRPENEDGVWSEQLELPISCPLYTPGFLCTPDWLPLVLLSLATQWADVFGDYLREQARVDGVVSAALHIRAPASVGEELSALPYWGLGGPPRVLFAEAAASGRFGPVPDSDPLYSAGTPDDGFALTMSSPEDVLAIRNLFDSDLSMFGLLSTLQMVGYLTVDVRVRKADGVVVRADQLSSGEQQILTVLGLLRLQRGQESLFLLDEPNAHFHPEWSQRWYSSVQEMLGDGQRSQFIAATHEPLLVSNMLRRQIRVLDTDADGRTTALVPNTAPRGQGAGGLLTSDLFRLRSQLDEHTQDLIDTQYRLISVAEDDPEARRELQEVTDQLDGLGFATGRRDKVLSSFLAELHRRRTELIERARNGGTVTGEELEATARVLFHERFSRGV; from the coding sequence ATGCAGTTGTTGCAGCTGAGGCTGCCCGACTACCGCGGCCTGCGGGATTTCACCCTCGACCTGGAAGACGCCGTCGACAAGGGACAGGCCATCGCGGTACTGATCGGCGCCAACGGAGGCGGGAAGTCGCGGGTCCTGCACGCGCTCGCGGAACTCTTCGGGGCCCTCTACCGCTGCGCCCTCGGCCATTCGGGCCGTTCAGACTTCGGATACGAGGTGCGCTACCGGCTCCGCGACACAACCGTCGACATCGTGCAGCCGTCCGCCGACGCTGAACCGGTCATGTGGGTGACGAACGCCGCCGGATCGCGCGACGAGACACCGCATCACGACTGGCTCCGGCACCTTCCGGACCACGTCTTCGGGTACCAGGTACACGGCAAGGTCCCCTGGGGCTCCGAGTTCGAACGGCACGTGCACTTCGCCGAAGCGGAGCTGGTCGCGTGGCGCGAGCAGTGGACGGAGTCCTGGTTCGCCTGGCAGGACCGGCCGGAGAACGAGGACGGGGTGTGGTCGGAACAGCTGGAGCTGCCGATCTCGTGCCCTCTGTACACCCCGGGATTCCTGTGCACGCCCGACTGGCTCCCCTTGGTCCTGCTCTCCCTGGCCACCCAGTGGGCGGATGTCTTCGGCGACTATCTCAGGGAACAGGCCCGCGTGGACGGGGTGGTGTCCGCCGCGCTGCACATACGCGCTCCCGCGTCGGTGGGAGAGGAGCTGTCGGCCCTGCCGTACTGGGGCCTGGGCGGGCCGCCGCGCGTCCTGTTCGCCGAGGCGGCGGCCTCCGGCCGCTTCGGGCCGGTGCCGGACTCGGACCCGCTGTACAGCGCGGGCACCCCCGACGACGGGTTCGCCCTCACCATGAGCAGCCCCGAGGATGTGCTCGCCATCCGAAACCTCTTCGACAGCGACCTGTCGATGTTCGGGCTCCTGTCCACCCTCCAGATGGTCGGCTACCTGACCGTCGACGTACGCGTCCGCAAGGCGGACGGCGTCGTCGTCCGGGCGGATCAACTGAGCTCCGGAGAACAGCAGATCCTCACCGTGCTCGGTCTGCTGCGGCTGCAGCGAGGCCAGGAGTCGCTCTTCCTGCTCGACGAACCCAACGCGCACTTCCACCCCGAATGGAGCCAGCGCTGGTACTCGTCCGTCCAGGAGATGCTGGGCGACGGACAGCGCTCGCAGTTCATCGCCGCCACCCACGAGCCCCTCCTCGTCTCGAATATGCTGCGGCGGCAGATCCGGGTGCTCGACACGGATGCCGACGGACGGACGACGGCGCTCGTCCCGAACACCGCCCCTCGCGGTCAGGGGGCCGGTGGGCTGCTCACCTCCGACCTGTTCCGCCTCCGAAGCCAACTCGACGAGCACACCCAGGACCTGATCGACACCCAGTACCGCCTCATATCGGTGGCCGAGGACGACCCTGAGGCCCGCCGGGAACTCCAGGAGGTGACCGACCAGCTCGACGGACTGGGCTTCGCCACGGGGCGCCGAGATAAGGTGCTTTCCTCCTTCCTGGCGGAACTGCACCGGCGGCGCACGGAACTCATCGAGCGGGCCCGGAACGGCGGCACCGTGACAGGCGAGGAGCTCGAAGCAACTGCACGGGTGCTCTTTCACGAGCGCTTCTCCCGGGGGGTCTGA